In one window of Streptomyces sp. NBC_01224 DNA:
- a CDS encoding helix-turn-helix domain-containing protein, with translation MHALPHDHTGTRIARLRRERHLTQTALAQLAGVSASLVTKTERGVLPLTPHVSACFARALGVSVATIVGQPYVDELRADELDVLIRPIREALDVYDLGVDPEINARSIADLNTEAERLCAAVRGGEIKMAASEVAGLIQEATTAAHAAGAHEGWLTLASLYRTAYDVAAKLGFPDLAALSLARLDWAAQMGSDAVLGGMFHYLRALTYLREGQYRTGDRLISMGLSTLQQSDASRERQILTGQLHLGAAVMAGRAHDEDRAQGHLLSSEHIAGETGEAVKVHWLAYGPTNVKVHRVAVLAELDKYGEAVEASADIAIPRDWPKSRTSHHLAEVARAQMWTGKLDGAFSNLLMARKIAPQQAKYHPTVRETYEGLEAAHRQLPDSFLSYGSWLSSSR, from the coding sequence ATGCATGCTCTGCCGCACGACCACACCGGAACGCGCATCGCGCGCCTCCGTCGAGAGCGCCACCTGACACAAACGGCACTTGCTCAACTGGCAGGCGTGTCAGCCAGTCTCGTGACGAAGACCGAGCGGGGCGTACTCCCCCTCACTCCGCACGTTTCCGCGTGCTTCGCGCGGGCCCTGGGTGTGTCGGTAGCAACCATCGTTGGCCAGCCATACGTGGACGAACTTCGAGCCGATGAACTAGACGTACTGATAAGGCCCATTCGCGAGGCTCTGGACGTCTACGACCTCGGCGTAGACCCCGAGATCAACGCACGAAGCATTGCTGATCTGAACACAGAAGCCGAGCGCTTGTGTGCCGCCGTTCGCGGCGGCGAAATCAAGATGGCCGCAAGTGAAGTCGCCGGCCTCATCCAGGAAGCGACGACCGCAGCGCATGCAGCGGGGGCGCACGAAGGGTGGCTCACCCTCGCGAGTCTCTACCGAACCGCCTACGACGTTGCCGCAAAGCTGGGGTTCCCTGACCTGGCCGCTCTCTCCCTCGCACGTCTGGACTGGGCCGCACAAATGGGCTCGGATGCGGTACTCGGTGGCATGTTCCACTACCTACGTGCCCTCACCTACCTGCGGGAGGGGCAGTACCGCACAGGCGACCGCCTCATCTCCATGGGGCTCTCGACTCTGCAACAATCCGATGCAAGCCGTGAACGCCAGATCCTCACGGGGCAGCTCCACCTCGGGGCCGCGGTGATGGCCGGCCGCGCCCACGATGAGGACCGCGCCCAGGGACACCTGTTGAGCTCCGAACACATCGCTGGCGAGACTGGCGAGGCCGTGAAGGTTCACTGGCTCGCGTACGGGCCGACGAACGTCAAGGTGCATCGGGTCGCGGTTCTCGCCGAGCTGGACAAGTACGGCGAAGCCGTCGAGGCGTCAGCCGACATCGCCATTCCGCGCGACTGGCCTAAGTCGCGCACAAGCCACCACCTCGCCGAGGTGGCCCGCGCCCAGATGTGGACGGGCAAGTTGGACGGGGCGTTCAGCAACCTGCTGATGGCACGGAAGATCGCACCACAGCAGGCGAAGTATCACCCGACCGTCAGGGAAACGTACGAGGGCCTGGAAGCCGCCCACCGCCAGCTTCCTGACAGCTTCCTCTCCTACGGCTCCTGGCTCAGCTCCTCACGCTAA
- a CDS encoding IS5 family transposase: protein MPVLPSWLTDPLWDQFAALLPKRPAVDPAHPLGCHRRRISDRIVFDKLLQILRFGCSYQAVSDTTCSATTIRNRRNEWIRLGVFARLKQIALESYDRIVGLVLDQIAVDGSITKAPGGSEAAGRSPVDRGKQGLKRSGMTDGYGIPLGRVLAGANRHDSPLLAPTLDLLVDLGPLPEAITVHLDAGYDSDKTRAELAARSLHGRIAHKGEKVPIQASQRWHVERTHAWQNAFYRLARCYERRVAVIDAFFDLADTIITVRSLLRRAWTTHRWDNRPNRRP from the coding sequence GTGCCCGTCCTTCCATCATGGCTGACCGACCCGCTCTGGGATCAATTCGCGGCACTGCTGCCCAAGCGCCCTGCGGTCGATCCGGCCCACCCGCTGGGTTGCCACCGCCGCCGTATCAGCGACCGGATCGTGTTCGACAAGCTGCTCCAGATCCTGCGGTTCGGCTGCTCCTACCAGGCGGTCTCCGACACGACCTGCTCGGCGACCACGATCCGCAACCGCCGCAACGAGTGGATCCGGCTCGGCGTCTTCGCCCGACTCAAACAGATCGCGCTTGAGTCCTACGACCGGATCGTCGGGCTCGTGCTCGACCAGATCGCCGTCGACGGCTCCATCACCAAGGCCCCCGGCGGCAGTGAAGCGGCCGGGCGCTCGCCGGTCGACCGCGGCAAACAGGGCCTGAAACGCTCCGGCATGACGGATGGCTATGGGATCCCGCTCGGCAGGGTCCTCGCCGGAGCGAACCGCCACGACTCTCCGCTGCTGGCTCCGACCCTGGACCTGCTGGTGGACCTGGGACCGCTGCCCGAGGCCATCACTGTGCACCTGGACGCCGGCTACGACTCGGACAAGACCCGCGCCGAACTCGCCGCGCGCAGTCTGCACGGCCGCATCGCGCACAAGGGCGAGAAGGTACCGATCCAGGCGAGCCAGCGGTGGCACGTCGAGCGCACCCACGCCTGGCAGAACGCCTTCTACCGGCTCGCCCGATGCTACGAACGCCGTGTCGCGGTCATCGACGCGTTCTTCGACCTCGCCGATACGATCATCACCGTCCGTAGCCTGCTCCGCAGGGCATGGACGACCCACCGCTGGGACAACCGTCCGAACCGCCGCCCATGA
- a CDS encoding SpoIIE family protein phosphatase: MLCAALDQFMRETGASGGLVYLLPPGERVLRLAVLRGVPRQIAAHWTQVPLAARTPATDAVRERRLVWIGGQEEMARHYPQMALALPYPFSAAAAPITTGTTAWGALVARWPSSHPSPLTRHERNAVRTSCRRLGLLLRQAADSGHPLLPGSEPQVLAPLRARARGPTQEAAAADFAERLPGGCCTLDLDGRITFITTTAADLLGASAVDLLGVLPRQVLPWLDDPVVEDRYRAAVLSQEATSFTALRPPDRWLSFHLYPDVCGISVRIAPASPSPASETSEVLHPAPSAAPGRSTAHHLLMHLAATLTEAVGVMDVIARIDDLVPTAFEAQALALMIAEEGRLRIIGYRGYPAELMDRFDGTPLASNTPAVRVLTSGVPSFYATFADLKRAHPPAVLQDGKAAWAFLPLITSGRPVGSLVLAYDRPHPFTPEERAVLTSTAGLIAQALDRARLYDAKQALAHSLQASLLPQALPHVPGLDVATRYLPTAHGIDVGGDFYDLIHLDTDLAAATIGDVQGHNVNAAVLMGQVRTAVHATAGASPGQVLARTNRLLTDLDPGLFTSCLYVQLDLARHRACLATAGHPPPLLRHPDLHTEILPLTPGLLLGIDPAADYPETDIPLPPGAVLALYTDGLVETPGIDIEDATADLAAQLAQAQGQTLDALADTLIHHAQRSAPRNDDIALLLIRPQQHDR; this comes from the coding sequence ATGCTCTGCGCCGCTTTGGACCAGTTCATGCGGGAGACAGGCGCCTCCGGGGGCCTGGTATACCTGCTGCCGCCGGGCGAGCGGGTGCTGCGGCTGGCGGTGCTGAGGGGGGTTCCCCGGCAGATCGCCGCGCACTGGACGCAGGTGCCGCTGGCGGCCCGCACCCCGGCGACCGACGCCGTGCGCGAGCGGCGTCTGGTGTGGATAGGCGGCCAGGAAGAGATGGCGCGGCACTACCCGCAGATGGCGCTCGCGCTGCCCTACCCCTTCTCGGCGGCCGCTGCCCCGATCACCACCGGCACCACCGCTTGGGGCGCCCTGGTTGCGCGGTGGCCCAGCTCGCATCCATCGCCGCTGACCCGACACGAACGCAACGCGGTCCGTACCTCCTGCCGCCGCCTGGGCCTTCTCCTGCGGCAGGCAGCCGACAGCGGCCACCCGCTGCTGCCCGGGTCCGAGCCGCAGGTCCTGGCCCCCCTGCGTGCCCGCGCTCGCGGGCCAACCCAGGAGGCGGCAGCGGCGGACTTCGCCGAGCGCCTGCCCGGAGGATGCTGCACCTTGGACCTTGACGGCCGGATCACCTTCATCACCACCACCGCCGCCGACCTCCTCGGCGCCAGCGCCGTCGACCTGCTGGGCGTCCTGCCCCGGCAGGTCCTGCCGTGGCTGGACGACCCAGTCGTCGAAGACCGCTACCGGGCCGCGGTGCTCAGCCAGGAGGCCACCTCCTTCACCGCCCTGCGCCCACCGGACCGGTGGCTGTCCTTCCACCTGTACCCGGACGTCTGCGGCATCAGCGTCCGCATCGCCCCGGCCTCCCCGTCCCCTGCCTCGGAGACGTCAGAGGTTCTGCACCCCGCACCGTCGGCCGCACCGGGTCGGTCGACCGCCCACCACCTCCTGATGCACCTCGCCGCCACGCTGACCGAGGCCGTCGGGGTCATGGACGTGATCGCCCGGATCGATGACCTGGTCCCGACCGCCTTCGAGGCCCAAGCCCTCGCCCTGATGATCGCCGAGGAGGGCCGGCTGCGGATCATCGGTTACCGCGGCTACCCCGCCGAACTCATGGACCGCTTCGACGGCACCCCCCTGGCCTCCAACACCCCTGCCGTGCGTGTCCTGACCAGCGGCGTCCCCAGCTTCTACGCCACCTTCGCGGACCTCAAGCGCGCTCATCCCCCCGCCGTCCTGCAGGACGGCAAGGCCGCCTGGGCCTTCCTGCCCCTGATCACCTCCGGCCGCCCCGTCGGCTCGCTGGTCCTCGCGTACGACCGGCCGCATCCCTTCACGCCCGAGGAACGAGCTGTCCTCACCTCGACCGCCGGGCTGATCGCCCAGGCCCTGGACCGCGCCCGCCTCTACGACGCCAAACAGGCTCTCGCCCACAGCTTGCAAGCCAGCCTGCTGCCCCAAGCACTACCCCACGTCCCCGGCCTGGACGTGGCCACCCGCTACCTCCCCACCGCTCACGGCATCGACGTCGGCGGCGACTTCTACGACCTCATTCATCTCGACACCGACCTAGCCGCCGCAACAATCGGCGACGTCCAAGGCCACAACGTGAACGCCGCCGTCCTCATGGGGCAGGTCCGCACCGCCGTCCACGCCACCGCCGGCGCATCGCCCGGCCAAGTCCTCGCCCGCACCAACCGCCTGCTCACCGACCTTGACCCCGGCCTGTTCACCAGTTGCCTCTACGTCCAGCTCGACCTGGCACGCCACCGCGCCTGCCTGGCCACCGCCGGCCACCCGCCCCCACTCCTGCGCCACCCCGACCTACACACTGAGATCCTTCCGCTGACGCCCGGGCTCCTGCTCGGCATCGACCCCGCGGCCGACTACCCGGAAACCGACATCCCCCTACCGCCCGGGGCCGTGCTTGCCCTGTACACCGATGGACTCGTCGAAACCCCCGGCATCGACATCGAGGACGCCACCGCCGACCTCGCCGCCCAGCTCGCACAGGCCCAGGGCCAGACCCTGGACGCCCTCGCCGACACCCTCATCCACCACGCCCAACGGTCCGCCCCCCGCAACGACGACATCGCCCTGCTCCTCATCCGGCCTCAACAACACGACCGCTGA
- a CDS encoding ATP-binding protein, with protein MLKWAGNVEGATAVVGILVRNAVDHADPGPTAENRQVRLRLAVTEAHELTIDVRDPIPQFRDFEQAAAGQEGRGLWTLRRLGGELSWFLCHERVGKTVRARMTPGPVAA; from the coding sequence ATGCTCAAGTGGGCCGGGAACGTCGAAGGCGCAACGGCTGTCGTAGGAATCCTCGTCCGCAACGCCGTGGACCATGCCGACCCGGGCCCGACGGCAGAGAACCGGCAGGTGCGGCTCAGGCTCGCCGTCACCGAGGCCCACGAGCTGACGATCGACGTCCGTGATCCGATCCCGCAGTTCCGGGACTTCGAGCAAGCCGCGGCCGGTCAGGAGGGGCGCGGTCTCTGGACACTCCGTCGGCTCGGCGGTGAACTGTCGTGGTTCCTGTGCCACGAACGCGTCGGCAAGACGGTGCGCGCACGTATGACACCAGGGCCGGTAGCGGCATGA